One window of the Tachypleus tridentatus isolate NWPU-2018 chromosome 10, ASM421037v1, whole genome shotgun sequence genome contains the following:
- the LOC143230478 gene encoding uncharacterized protein LOC143230478, protein MDMKSSSYLLLFFSIVVTLQLQKAATSCPPPENILPCRCSVYGPVLTCRGFTSANKIPFSYFKGHTYSRLILEDGRMIKFPADVFQGLSIHHIQLKNLQISSLNLMEDFRGLSKSLQTLELEESYVEEIMTSDDISHGDEFLYFHTLRIEGSICLLTQNINFIGIPNLKKFICTGNAEGKNSVHVSEFLLAAFSKLEEVNLGGTKVKSVMRNIFPITAQKLKIINLRDNDLHFLDDLIFTNMPALRELYLQGNMFRLLLRDTFKPVWYQLTHIYLNDNPVYCDCSIGWLIVSKKPANLFYPTCASPNNLKGVSLKDVDIDDVCSWWWWAVFL, encoded by the exons ctcTAGCTACCTGCTGCTGTTTTTCTCCATTGTTGTTACACTTCAGTTACAAAAAGCTGCAACAAGTTGTCCACCCCCAGAAAACATTCTTCCTTGTAGATGTTCTGTTTATGGACCGGTTCTAACTTGTAGAGGTTTTACGAGTGCAAACAAAATCCCATTCTCTtacttcaaaggccacacctacAGTCGGCTGATCCTCGAAGACGGCAGAATGATCAAATTTCCAGCAGATGTCTTCCAAGGATTGTCAATCCACCATATTCAATTGAAAAACCTACAAATATCTTCCTTGAACTTGATGGAAGATTTCCGAGGTTTATCTAAGTCGCTGCAAACACTGGAATTGGAAGAATCATACGTAGAAGAAATTATGACATCAGACGATATTTCCCATGGCGACGAATTTCTCTATTTTCACACCTTACGCATAGAAGGGAGTATTTGTTTACTTACGCAGAATATAAACTTTATCGGAATACCAAACctaaaaaaattcatttgtaCAGGCAACGCAGAAGGAAAAAATTCAGTCCATGTTTCTGAGTTTTTGTTAGCAGCATTTTCAAAACTGGAGGAAGTTAACCTAGGTGGTACTAAAGTTAAAAGCGTGATGAGAAACATTTTTCCAATAACGGCACAGAAGctgaaaataatcaacttaag GGATAATGATCTACATTTCCTGGATGATTTGATTTTCACAAACATGCCAGCACTTCGTGAACTCTATTTGCAAGGAAACATGTTTCGTTTATTACTCAGAGACACATTCAAGCCAGTGTGGTATCAACTGACTCATATTTATCTTAATG ATAACCCAGTCTATTGCGACTGTAGTATTGGCTGGCTGATCGTAAGCAAGAAACCTGCAAACCTGTTTTATCCCACCTGTGCCTCTCCAAATAACCTTAAAGGAGTATCACTTAAAGATGTTGACATTGATGATGTTTGCAGCTGGTGGTGGTGGGCTGTGTTTCTTTAG